The following nucleotide sequence is from Candidatus Stygibacter australis.
TGATCAGTCAGATAATGCCCACTAAGGTCATAATCCTCTGCAGTGGAATTATAGAGCTCCAGCCAGTCGTCATATTCCCCGGCTTCATCGGGATTTGTGGCAGAATTACTCGCCAGAAATTCATTTATAAATATCTCACCAGTTGAGGCATTTGATCTTTGGATTTGAATGCGGTGGGAACGCGGAAAAACCTGCTCAGCTCCGACCAGATCAGTAGCCCGTATCTGAAACCAGCCATATTGCAGATCACCAAGAGGTGGAATACTTCCTGTCCAGCGGTCTGTTTCCTCTATTATAGTAGTATTATTCACAGGATCAAATTCCATTTGATAGATTTGGGGAGTTTCATCATCTTCAGGATAAAATTCCAGAGCAACCTGATCTAAACCGCAATTACTGAAAACTGAAATCTGCACATTCACAGGTTCATCAGGCATTACGGGAGTATCCTGCCAGTCCAGGGCATAAAGCACCGGATCAGCATCCACATAATATAGCTGCTGCTCTAAATTCTCAATGCGCTCAATAATAAACTGCTTGATGCCTTTTTTTACGTGCTGATTATAATAGCCCGTGGCAGAGTAGGAATTATGAAAATCATCCATGGTGAAACCGTAATCATAAGTGCGGAAACTGTCAGCTTCAGCAGATGCTGTGATCATATCCTTGAGACTGTCTATACGGGATTCCCAGAGAGGCAGGTCATATAAATTATCTGCATAAAATTCCAGGAAATGGGTATAAAGATTGTGATACTGATCATTTTCCATGAATACGTCAGCCAAAGGACGATCTGCATCAGGATGCTTGAATACATAAATGTCACGCTCAGTCCAGTCAATATTCATCCAGTCCACCCCAAAGGTGTTATCATAATCATAGGGAAAAATGTAAAACTTATCCTGAGAGGGTTCATGATAAATATAGTAATTATTTTTCCCATACCAGTAATCGTCCCAACTGCCTGTAAGTACATTTATAGCAAAATATTTGAGCACACCAGTTACATCGAGCATGGTCTCCAGCGAGTCCATTATGGCATTTGCCGGCGTATTACTAAGCACATCTATCAAACGGGCAAGCTGGGAATAATCGTCTAACTCTTCATTTCTTTTCAGTTCATAAACGCGTTGACCATTATTCATGAATTTGTATAAATCCGGGTCATCACCCAGATAGTTCAATCTCGCCAGATAATTGCATTTCCAGAGGTTACCGCTGTCATCCCTAAAGTTCTTTGCCAGGAATTCGTCATCCAAATGCTCGATATTCATATACAGCCCGTAATAGGCATCGTTGATATATACCTCAGTATAAGCAGCGCGGGAAGATGTCATGCCAATATTCTGATATATGTCCCAGCAAAGCTTGCTGCGGATGATGGAGGGGTCATTATGTTCACCATTAAGGTTCATTTTATCCACGTCATAGAATTCCCTGCCGGGCACAAATCCATTAAAAGATAATTTGAAGGACTTTTTCCAGGAAATCCGGGAAGTATTTCCCCGCAGCCGGAAACCTACATCTTCCACAGTTTCATCAATATTTGGATTGCTGAAATGGATAGTGGCATTATGCAGTGAATCGCTATAGACATTATTATACATCCAGATCATATCTGCAGGATCAACAGTAATTTCCACCTGGGCAACCTCACTGTCATCATATAGAAGCGGGGAATCATCACCCCACAAAGTGGCAGAGATCAGAAGCATAAGAAGCAGAGAAATTTTTATTAATTTCACAATATACCTATCCTTTCAGCATTTTTTGTGAATTTCTATTTCGGGTGAAATATGTCAACTGGGAATTATATATCTCCTCCGGAGAAAATATTTTTTACTGAGCTTTTCTTTACTGCAAATAATTAACCACTTGTGGTAAGTGAGTATCCAATGCAGCTAAGCAGGAGTTATGAACGGAACTCCGGGCAGAACTCCTGGCGATCAATACTATGTTTATATCATCCATTCGAGCATCATAGTTACTTTATTTGTTAACTAAACATAGTTTGCAAAATAAATAACTTGACATAAAAATCAACTCAATAATTATATTTTCAGTAAATAAGTATTGCGAAGCAGGTTAAATGATTGTTACTGGAAGAAAAATCGCTAAAGACTTTATAAATGAATTTTCAGAAGCTGAAAACTCAATAGAAGCTCTGCTGTTTGAGATGAAAAAGGCATCGTGGTCAACACCTAATGAATTGAAATCGCAGTATAGATCAGCAAGCATTATCGGAGCTGGCTGTGTAGTATTTAATATCTGTGGAAATAAATATCGGTTAGTAGCAAAAATAGAATATGAGAGTAAAATTGTCAGAATCCGATGGGCAGGAAGGCATAAGGAATATGAGAAATTGAAATTAAAGGAGACGAAATGTTTAAGCTCAAATTGATCAAAGATCAAAATGATTATCAAAACGCCTGCCTGCATTTAGATGGTCTTTTAGATAGAGACACATTGACTCTGGATAAGAGGGAAGAAATGGAATTGGTTGCTCATCTGATAGAAGAATATGAGGAGAAAGCATTTCCAATCGATAACCCATCTCCAATAGCAGCTATCAAGTTCAGAATGGAGCAGATGAATCTAAATCAAATGGATTTAGTACCATATATAGGTAATAAAAGCGTAGTCTCCAATATTCTCACTGGCAAACGTCCACTTACCCTAAAAATGATCCGGTCGCTCAATAAAGGACTCAAAATTCCACTTGAGGTTTTAGCACAAGAGGAAAGTATTAATTATATAAATCAGCCCTTAGACATCAACTGGGAGAAATTTCCCATCAAAGCAATGTTTGAAAAGGCTCGGGAAGTTTTTTTTCCTGATGTAAATGCTTCCTACCAGCAAATTAAAAACAATGTAGAACATTACTTACGTGATTTAATTGAGCCTTTTACCGAACTTGCTTCCGGGAAACCACTGTGCAGACAAAACCTGAGAATGAGTGATCGCTCCAATAATTATGCTCTGGCTGCCTGGGTTGCCGGCTGCCGTCGAATAGCGGATGAAGAAATCCTAAATAGTAATTATAAACCAGAGAACAAATCAAAAATCATTAATCAGTTAAAAGCTTTAACTAAATTTGATTCAGGACCCAAGCTGGCATTAGAACTATTGCAAAAAGAAGGGATACATGTAATAATCCTATCACATTTACCACGAACTTATCTGGATGGAGCGGTATTCCCTGCAAAAGATGGTAATCCAGTGATAGCATTAACTTTACGCTATGACAGAATTGATAATTTCTGGTTCACTTTGTTTCATGAACTTGGACATGTATTTTTGCATTTGAATTCTGATGATGACAAAGCCTGTTATCTGGACGATCTGGAAATGATTGCAGATATAGAAGAAGAAAAGAGCGCTGATTTATTCGCTTCTGAAAATTTGATTCAGGACGAATATCTGGAAAAAGCATCACTACTCACTAACTATTCAACAGAGAAAGTTATCGATTTTGCCAATAAGTACGACATTCATCCCTCAATTGTTGCTGGAAGAATACGTTATATAAACAAGAATTATAAAATCCTATGGAAGTTAGTTGGAAGTGGAAAGGTTCGTTACTTATTTGAAAACCAAACAAATACACGATAAGAGGGATTAGAAATGCAAAATTTCTTTCCGGTTTCGGCTGTTACAAAGCGGATCAAAGACTATCTGGCTCCGGCTATGGCAACGGAGTTCTGGGTGCGTGGTGAACTTTATAATGTTTCCAACCGGGGGGGACATTATTATGGTTCACTGATCGAAACTGATACTTCCGGCAGGACAGTTGCCAAAGTGGAAATCAGATTGTGGAGTGGTCAATTCCAGAGCATAAGGCGTAAATTTCAGCAGGCAGGGATGGAGCTGAAAATGACCAGCGGTATGCAGTATGGTTTTTTGTGCAAACTCACCTTTCATAATACCTATGGTCTGGCTCTGGAGATTAAAGATGCAGATCCGCAATTTAATCTGGGTGAAATGGAAAGACGGCGTCAGGAGATCATTAATAAACTGAAATCCGAAAATCGTTTTGAAATGAATAAACGGGTTCCTCTCACATTTCTACCGCAGAAAATCGGCTTGATCACCAGTGGTTCCAGTGCTGCCTACAGTGATTTTATGAAAACGCTCAATAGTTCACCCTGGGGCTTTATCATCTATCTGGCTGATGCCAGGATGCAGGGAGATGCCACAGAGGATACTGTGCTGAAGGCATTGGAAGTTCTCAGGCAGCTTGATCTTGACCTAGTGGTTATCACGCGGGGTGGCGGCAGCAAATCTGATCTATACAGTCTTGATAATCTGAAAATTGCTCTGGCTATCAGTGAATATCCACTACCTGTGTGGACCGGGATCGGTCATGAAATAGATACCAGTGTGCTGGATTATGTGGCGCATACAAGTTTTAAAACGCCAACTGCTGTGGCTGAGCATCTGGTTGCCAGGTATGACACACTTAAGGTAAATCTGGATAATTTTCAGGACAGACTTTATTATCACTGGCAGAAGGAATATAATCGCAATAATGAAGCTATCTCAGGGGCAGTGAATCTGCTGAGATCTGCACCACGCTATTACCTGCAGCAATTGAATTCCCGCCTGAATCAGACAGCAAGTCGTCTTCAAAATACCACTCTGATGCGGCTTAAGCGCTGGAGTCTGCTACTGAACAGCTTTATTCATAAATTGCGCTCATATCCTGACAGCCGATTACAGCAATTTGCCATAAAACTTCAATATCAGGTCAGTTCATTTCAATTATTCAAATACATCGGCTTGATCAATGAGCAATCGCGCAAATTGAAAGATTACCGCAGATTATTAAAAGCTAATGACCCTTTGAACAATCTCAGAAAGGGCTACACAATAGTCTATGACCAGCAGAAAAAAATAATCCGCTCCGTGCATGATATCAGTGCCGAGAGCGAAATCACTACTCGCTTTTCTGATGGTGAAATATCCAGTAAAGTAAATATAATCAAGGAGAATAAAAATGACAAAGCAGACAAATTATGAGGAGAAATTTAAAGAATTACAGGGAATCATAGATCAGCTTGACCGCCAGGAAACACCCATAGATGAACTGGCAGAAAAGGTAAAGCGCGGTACTTCATTGATCAAGGAATTGAATCAGAAATTGAAAGCTGTGGAAAAAGACGTGCGCGATGCATTCAAGGAACTTGAAGAATTAGATATGGAGCAAAACACTGACCTGAAAGGCTGAAGAATGCTCGATTTAAAATAATACTGTTCAGCTCTATGTTATAAGCAGGTTGTTATCTCTATTTAAATTATATTAATCAATTAATAAGTTTTTTTGTTGACAGTGAGTACAGTAATTGCACATTTTTCTATGAATATAATAATACTGGAGAATTTATGAAAAATAGAATTATCTATGCTATTATAGTGATATTATTTTTAGCATTATTGACTGGTTGTGATTCGGGTGATGATAAAATAAACCCCATGGATAATGTGATAGCAGATGAAGAATTTATGTTCAATACATCAATCTATGTGAATATCCATCTGGAATCCACTAATTCAGGGGAAATCCAGCCGAATGCCTATTTTGAATTGTATGATGATGAGCTTCAGGATGATGGCAGCAGGTTACTGCAGGCAAGAACTGATGATGATGGCATATTTGAGTTTGATCTGCCTGTGGCAGCATTCAGAAATGAGATAATTTTGTATAATGAAAATAAAGATGCCTACAAATTTGATATTGAGCGGATTGATGATCTTACAGGTGAGATAAATGGCAGCTTCAATTCACCCTATAATTCAAGCGATCGAGAAGCTCCTGACTGGAATTATGATACTTCACCATATTATACTACAATATTTGCTGACGTCTTTAATGAATCAACTGAATTATTTGCTGATGATGTCAATGACATGTTTGCCTGTTTTCTGGGAAATTCCTGTATCAGCGTAACTGGCGGATTAAATCCGGGAGCTGTGATGCTGCCTGATAACCGTGTGCTTTTTTCCAATGTCCTGTATTTTCCCAATACCTCATTTCACACCCTGAATTTCCGCTATTACGATGCTTCTGTAGATCAGGTTTTTCTTTTTGTTGACTGGTATAACATACAATATGGTAATATCATGGGCAGCACTCAAGAGCCTTACACATTTTATTACGATAATTCCAGTGCCATGCCAGATCCCCATGTGATGAGCATATCCTCACCGGGTCTTGATGAATACGGCACACTGGCTTATGAAGATAACTGGCCCCAGCAGGGTGATTATGATATTAATGATCTGGTGATATATTATAATTTTGAAATGTATATTGAAGATATGGACTCTTATAGTGGTTATTATGAGATCAAATATAAACTGGCAGCTATTGGTACATCTTACACTATAGGCTTTGGAATACAGTTTCCTGATTATATGATATTATCCAATCCTCAAGATGATACTGGCACTACCTATTTGGAAGATGATAATTACACTTATATCTTCTTTAATGATGCACGTGATATAGCTCCTGGAAGCGGTTATCATAATACTGATCCCAGCCTGCCCTACTTTGAGCCAGAGCTTCATACGATCACAGTTGATTTTGAAGAATTGTGGAGAACCAGAATGTTCACGGCACCCTGGTATGAGATGCCATATAACCCCTTTATCTTTATAAATGGTGACAGATCACATGAGATACATCCAGCAGATTATCCACCTACCGATCTGGTCAATATTGAATTGTGGGGCAATGGAGATGACACCAGTGATCCCGATTCCTGGCGCTGGTATCGTACTGTAAATAATATGCCATGGTTCTTTATGATGCCTCAGGAAGTACCCTATCCTACTGAAAAAGCTAGTATTTTGGATGCCTATCCTTTCTTTGATGACTGGGTTGCATCTCCCTGGGATTATGAAAACTGGTATCTTGATACTCCTGAAAACAGGGATTATAATTATCTCTATACTCATTCTCGGGATCAATAACTTATTAAGAAGGTGAATATGAAAAATACTCCAAAAGAAATTACAGAAATATTAAATAAACTTATCAATATCTGCAATGAAAACCAAACTAATGACCGCACTAAGCAGAAAGAAAAAATAAAATCCCTGGTAGAACAACTTCAGGAAGAGATAATTAAAACCAGAAAACGGGATGCAATTTTAACCTCCCAGTCATTACAGGTCTCCATGGAACAAATGATAGGTTTCATGGCTCATCAATGGAAACAGCCATTGAATGCTGTGAATATTATCGTACAAAACCTTGAAGATGCCTATAAATTTGAAGAACTCGATCAGGAATTGATCACCAGGTCGACTATTGATGTGATGGAGCAGGTAAATTTCATGTCCCATTCCATTGATGATTTCCGCCGCATCTATCTTCAGGGAAAAGAAAAGAAACTTATAGCTGTAGATGATATTCTCAGTCGTGCTGCTGATCTGGCAAAGAGAAGCTATTCTTCGCTTAATATCAATATAATACTTGATCTGCAGGCAGATTGCCTGGTTTGGGGCTATGTGAACGAGATTTTTCAAGTAATCCTCAATATTCTCAGTAATATCAAAAATGCTTTCCTGAATTCCAGCATCCCTAATGATAAGCGCTTCGTGAAAATATCTTCTTCCTCAGAAAATGGGCAATGCCAGATTGTGATCTCTGATAGTGCTGGAAAAATGGCAGAAACCGTTATGGAAAAATTATTTGAGCCGGAAGAACAAGGACAGGATAAAATCAAAACCGTTGGTCTGGGTTTGTTTATGACAAAACTGATCATCACTGATAGTTTCAAGGGCACTATTTCTGCCTTTAATGATGATAATGGGACTACGTTCTCTATTATGATCCCTGAAGGCAAAGAAGCCTGCTGTTAATATTCTGCTTGACCTTTGACAAGGTCTTTTCTTTTTAAATCAACAATTAATAAAAAAATAAAAGGAGTGGGAATGAGAATCTACAATACAATGACGCGTAAAAAAGAAGAATTTATCCCTGTAGAAGCAGGGAAAGTGAAAATGTATGATTGTGGACCCACCGTATATAACTATTTCCATATAGGCAATGCCCGTAACCTGCTGGTGTTTGATGTTATCAGACGCTATTTTCAGTTCAAAGGTTTTGAGGTTACTTACGTGCAGAATATCACTG
It contains:
- the xseB gene encoding exodeoxyribonuclease VII small subunit; amino-acid sequence: MTKQTNYEEKFKELQGIIDQLDRQETPIDELAEKVKRGTSLIKELNQKLKAVEKDVRDAFKELEELDMEQNTDLKG
- a CDS encoding HAMP domain-containing sensor histidine kinase, encoding MKNTPKEITEILNKLINICNENQTNDRTKQKEKIKSLVEQLQEEIIKTRKRDAILTSQSLQVSMEQMIGFMAHQWKQPLNAVNIIVQNLEDAYKFEELDQELITRSTIDVMEQVNFMSHSIDDFRRIYLQGKEKKLIAVDDILSRAADLAKRSYSSLNINIILDLQADCLVWGYVNEIFQVILNILSNIKNAFLNSSIPNDKRFVKISSSSENGQCQIVISDSAGKMAETVMEKLFEPEEQGQDKIKTVGLGLFMTKLIITDSFKGTISAFNDDNGTTFSIMIPEGKEACC
- a CDS encoding CotH kinase family protein, encoding MKLIKISLLLMLLISATLWGDDSPLLYDDSEVAQVEITVDPADMIWMYNNVYSDSLHNATIHFSNPNIDETVEDVGFRLRGNTSRISWKKSFKLSFNGFVPGREFYDVDKMNLNGEHNDPSIIRSKLCWDIYQNIGMTSSRAAYTEVYINDAYYGLYMNIEHLDDEFLAKNFRDDSGNLWKCNYLARLNYLGDDPDLYKFMNNGQRVYELKRNEELDDYSQLARLIDVLSNTPANAIMDSLETMLDVTGVLKYFAINVLTGSWDDYWYGKNNYYIYHEPSQDKFYIFPYDYDNTFGVDWMNIDWTERDIYVFKHPDADRPLADVFMENDQYHNLYTHFLEFYADNLYDLPLWESRIDSLKDMITASAEADSFRTYDYGFTMDDFHNSYSATGYYNQHVKKGIKQFIIERIENLEQQLYYVDADPVLYALDWQDTPVMPDEPVNVQISVFSNCGLDQVALEFYPEDDETPQIYQMEFDPVNNTTIIEETDRWTGSIPPLGDLQYGWFQIRATDLVGAEQVFPRSHRIQIQRSNASTGEIFINEFLASNSATNPDEAGEYDDWLELYNSTAEDYDLSGHYLTDHPDNPLKWQFPDEIIIPAQGWLLIWCDEDQEQGDLHTNFKLSADGEDIVLTHSDGNTTLDAINFSEQSSDISYGRIPDGSELWGFMQPTPGDANDDVSNDLEEIPSSLALANYPNPFNPITSITFNLAEPAYINLDIYNPKGQKVITLTNSLLESGTHQVIWDGKDEQNKSVSSGIYFYKLSLDHKVSAIRKCLLLK
- a CDS encoding LruC domain-containing protein, whose protein sequence is MKNRIIYAIIVILFLALLTGCDSGDDKINPMDNVIADEEFMFNTSIYVNIHLESTNSGEIQPNAYFELYDDELQDDGSRLLQARTDDDGIFEFDLPVAAFRNEIILYNENKDAYKFDIERIDDLTGEINGSFNSPYNSSDREAPDWNYDTSPYYTTIFADVFNESTELFADDVNDMFACFLGNSCISVTGGLNPGAVMLPDNRVLFSNVLYFPNTSFHTLNFRYYDASVDQVFLFVDWYNIQYGNIMGSTQEPYTFYYDNSSAMPDPHVMSISSPGLDEYGTLAYEDNWPQQGDYDINDLVIYYNFEMYIEDMDSYSGYYEIKYKLAAIGTSYTIGFGIQFPDYMILSNPQDDTGTTYLEDDNYTYIFFNDARDIAPGSGYHNTDPSLPYFEPELHTITVDFEELWRTRMFTAPWYEMPYNPFIFINGDRSHEIHPADYPPTDLVNIELWGNGDDTSDPDSWRWYRTVNNMPWFFMMPQEVPYPTEKASILDAYPFFDDWVASPWDYENWYLDTPENRDYNYLYTHSRDQ
- a CDS encoding type II toxin-antitoxin system HigB family toxin: MIVTGRKIAKDFINEFSEAENSIEALLFEMKKASWSTPNELKSQYRSASIIGAGCVVFNICGNKYRLVAKIEYESKIVRIRWAGRHKEYEKLKLKETKCLSSN
- a CDS encoding ImmA/IrrE family metallo-endopeptidase, translated to MFKLKLIKDQNDYQNACLHLDGLLDRDTLTLDKREEMELVAHLIEEYEEKAFPIDNPSPIAAIKFRMEQMNLNQMDLVPYIGNKSVVSNILTGKRPLTLKMIRSLNKGLKIPLEVLAQEESINYINQPLDINWEKFPIKAMFEKAREVFFPDVNASYQQIKNNVEHYLRDLIEPFTELASGKPLCRQNLRMSDRSNNYALAAWVAGCRRIADEEILNSNYKPENKSKIINQLKALTKFDSGPKLALELLQKEGIHVIILSHLPRTYLDGAVFPAKDGNPVIALTLRYDRIDNFWFTLFHELGHVFLHLNSDDDKACYLDDLEMIADIEEEKSADLFASENLIQDEYLEKASLLTNYSTEKVIDFANKYDIHPSIVAGRIRYINKNYKILWKLVGSGKVRYLFENQTNTR
- the xseA gene encoding exodeoxyribonuclease VII large subunit — protein: MQNFFPVSAVTKRIKDYLAPAMATEFWVRGELYNVSNRGGHYYGSLIETDTSGRTVAKVEIRLWSGQFQSIRRKFQQAGMELKMTSGMQYGFLCKLTFHNTYGLALEIKDADPQFNLGEMERRRQEIINKLKSENRFEMNKRVPLTFLPQKIGLITSGSSAAYSDFMKTLNSSPWGFIIYLADARMQGDATEDTVLKALEVLRQLDLDLVVITRGGGSKSDLYSLDNLKIALAISEYPLPVWTGIGHEIDTSVLDYVAHTSFKTPTAVAEHLVARYDTLKVNLDNFQDRLYYHWQKEYNRNNEAISGAVNLLRSAPRYYLQQLNSRLNQTASRLQNTTLMRLKRWSLLLNSFIHKLRSYPDSRLQQFAIKLQYQVSSFQLFKYIGLINEQSRKLKDYRRLLKANDPLNNLRKGYTIVYDQQKKIIRSVHDISAESEITTRFSDGEISSKVNIIKENKNDKADKL